tttttaaataaacacattttgtgttGCAATGTTTTTTCTGGTTTAGTGTGTAAATAACTTCCATCAGTAATTATACTAAAGTATGCTGTTCAATATTCTAGTTGTATGcgtcaaacatatattttttttatcaaggcagtgttgaaaaaattatttattatatctaaattaagaccttttctgtatatattattaatttctgatGTGCTATGCTTTAGTTTTTATGGTttgataaacagttttttatacttCTAATACtggtaatttgttttgtataagaAAACACCAACTTCAAACCAATCAACTAACTTTAGTGAGCTAGGTACATGTTACTAAAACAATACATGGAATGCGGGATTTTGACAAAATCCTGCTGACTAGACAAGACAACTGGGTCTGAACAGCTTTATAATAGCAGCTCAAGGTGTATACCGCCAACCCCAaacgtttaattatttttctgtctaaaataaattactgactattgaaaaaatactaaatacgtGACAAATTATGTGCTtgaccaaaaaaaattatttttatattttatccaaattcttgcattttaatctaaattaatttttgccATTAAGCTTGGAGAGGCTTAAATAATTACTACCCTAATACCCCAATTGCTCATGTCACGTGctgaaaatgtaactaaatatggCTTGCCTTGATGATGTGTTTTTTTCCAGTTTCCAATTACTGCTCTGAGAGAAATCAGGATATTACAGTTATTGAAACATGAGAACGTAGTGAATTTGATTGAAATTTGTAGAACCAAAGGTAAGTGTTTCTTTTAAATGCAAActtgttatacaatttttgttataagtAATCATAGAGTAAATTCTTTAGGCTTATTTGTCTATATTGACGATGAttgttatatttgatataatataggGGATTTTTAAGTCACAGAATTTGATAAGTGTACATTGTCACTGTAATTGCGGGCACAAGACTACCCGATCATTACTCATCAATCCTTGCAGTTTTCATAGAGCACTAAACTCTGCACAGATAGAGGCATGTtacttgcaaaataaatattccattaaatAACGATAACCGATCCACTCTTaaagagttaaacaaattatattattcctGGAAACCAATTGTCCTTTCACAAACTATTCAGCAGTTTATTACCAatgaaatgttgtattaaatgttattaatttatttgatatggCTTTTTAATATAAAGAGGGTTTATATCAAATTACAACCAACCTAATTGTCAGATTTCTCTGAGTTCTGTAATAGGTcccttttttctttaatatattatgtaatcactaaatatatctttttatttctttcaaaatttattttgtacttctgatattgaaaatttaatttaataaattcaaaacagaATAATGTTTCTTAGTGTTAATTGTTGTGCATATTTTACGTACTTTTAGATAGCTGTTAAAATTTCCAGGATATGTTATCTAAAGTATGGACAGCGAAGTAGTATGTATAAAATTcaacaatctgaaaacaaatttttgcgctttatattaatatatttttccaaattgtgtgtattcaaaatatttgatttggAACAAAATGAAAGAATGGTATGGGCCTTTACACAACGACATTTCTTGTCAAGTTCTGTCTCTGGTTTATAATTCACATACTACAACTTCTAGCATTTTCAACTATTCCATTTTTCTTTAGCTGTTGGAAAATGAGATTATACAAAGTCAAATTAcatgacatttttgtttaatatgttaAGATTGATGCACAGATGATACAGATTAAGTAATGAAAACATAATACTGTTGAGAGTACTAACTGATCCTCGGACAATCAGATAAGTTTAAGATTAACAGACAGCACAGTTTGTTTGTATCTCAAAAGTGTTAGCGTGACTGTCACAATTAATTTGTCATCATACAGCGACcattagttattttttagaaattagctatattatatgttattgtaaaattacattcatttcaatatcaatGACTTGATGACTTCAGCAATAGAACATTCTTACTTAAAAATCCACtcaagtaaaaattttcaaatgtttaacatGTTTTGCTTTGATGTTTCAGCTACCCAGTTCAACAGATATAGATCGACATTTTATCTTGTTTTTGATTTCTGTGAACATGACTTGGCAGGACTACTGTCAAACGTTAATGTTAAATTCAGTTTGGGTGAGATCAAAAAAGTTATGCAGCAACTTCTCAACGGACTCTATTATATTCACAGCAATAAAGTTAGTATTCTAGTTTATGTACACTCAGCTATATAATCATTATCATATGAAAattcctattatttttatatttaatttcacaaaacaTTATACACTACTCTAGTGTAATACCCATGTTTCTGTgtgggaaataaaatattaagcttgcatttaataattacagtaaagATATAGTTTctggtttcttttatttttatggaacCAAGTGTCACTATTATAAATcacattagttttttattagtgATATAATCACACTTAAATCTATTTAGAAAGTGGAATCTGCAGATATTTAAAGATTTCTAGACATAGTATTATGACTAACGGTATTTATTATAGTGTCATTCATggtttaaataatctaattacaGTTGACTCGTGATTATGCAAGGTAATTGGGACTAGGACTAACTCGGATAATATGGAGTATATGTGGTATTAGgctaaaaaaatttcttataaagTCTGTGATTGATATTTGTGTAAATCTTTGCCCTCTCATAAACAACGCGATATTATGCCAACGCTGCAGAGACATTGTGAGTTGTTCATTCTTCTTTTTGTTCTCTGTAGGCAAGCGCAGCATTAATTGCTTTAAGCTCATCGGAATATGATGTTTTTGGAGTCAACTCATCCGTATCCTTGTATCCTTGTCCTCTTCACAATCTTTATCATTAAGTACTACATCGATAATTCTTTCATTGGTGATCTCAATTTGCACATCGTACCAATCAAGAATGTCTTTGCTGTTGATTTGATTTTTGACAGAAAGTTCAGTTGTTAGTCGCTCTAAATAACTCACATTTTCCTGACCTGCCATCTTTTTGGTTTGTTCTAAACCTACATTTTTTCAGAACTTGAGTTATAAATGATTTATCTGAAAAATTAAGGAGTTAAAAATTTGATCTGATGTCAATCCGTCTTAAGAAAGaattttttgtctattttagatttaaattctGTGATTTCAGATTAAACTGTGGCAGTTTCCCTCCAGTAATATTTATCTTCTTATGCTATATTCCTTCTTCCATCTGTCAAGCTACAGCCACTTGCAGTACATGTTTCTTAGCTATCTATATTGTCCCTTGATGTGAAGCAATGGATCCATCACAGGGTTGCCCATCCCTAGCAGCTGTGGAAACCACAAGAACGGAGCTTGATATGTTAGTTCAGTCACCTTTTGTTAGTCTTTCAATACAAACCAGCACTGacacttttgtttttaaatctttaatttcatgCTGCTTAAGTCTTCAGTCCCTAACaattttcctaaatccaaatcgGTAGTAACCTTTTAAATTGACCCACCATTTTGTTTTATAGCATattatcgttttaaaataaactacaatattcTTCTGCTTTCCACTCCTAACTCAACACGGAATTCACTCAAATCACAAACTTCAACACATTAAAACAACCACATTTAGCACCAGTTCAGAAACAACTGAAGCTTAATGATTGAACCTGATGATCTGTGTGTATTCTATGAGTATTAGTCATCACACACCACGCCTTGCCGTACTGGCTCGACCTAGCAACCATTAATCATTTTATTGAgccattaaacaatattatatgcaTTAGGTCAGTCATTTGCCATAAAATACAATATCAAGCAAGGTAGGCTACTAAAGACAAGTCACCAGATGTACAAAGCTGGTTGTATACATTagagttaaaactaaattaaaattaaaatcaacaatttaaattaaaaccaacaaATAACATATAATCAACAAGATGAACTCAGACAGGCACCATTCTCAATAGGTTATTGTTTTCAAAGTATTCACTTATATTGTACGTAGGATTTTCTAATAACCAAGACTTATCAGGTTTTTAATGCTGCTGGTGATAACTCTTTGATTGAAAGTGGTAGCctgttaaaaacttttataccagtaacaggaaaataattttgtgttttgcttAATCTACAATAAGGTACATCCAGCATGACTTATTTCTGACATTGTTGTTATTTCTCATATCTCTGATTGGGTACACTCAAGGTGGGTTTCTCTAATGTCATATGAGACAATAATATACAGGTTAACAATCGTCATAATATTAAGACCAGCAAATAGGGATCTACAATGTTCATGGAAAGTAGTATTGGCTAATATTCTTACTGCTTTTCTTtgcaaaaatagttatttatgaaTGTGACATAAGTGTCCTTAAAGCGTGATACCGATACCATATGAAACGTGACTATTAAAAGCATAGTACACCATCATGAGAGCACTCAGAGATGGCCTACAACTAAGTTTACATAACAAAAATAGAGTTCTAGATATAGAGCTAGTAGAGACAACAGAAGTTAATTGAAGAGTGGACCTGATCATTTTGATCGAGTATTGGTCATCTCGCACCACGCATGATCGACCTAGCAATGGCCTCTGGAGAATCAGATTGCACCTGCATCACTTtgacctgtttttttttttaaagtttgctaatgtttttatatactattattagtttggttattaGTTAAACCTGAGGCTCGGTTAATTAGGATTCGGATAATCGTGAGTCATACTGTATTAAAGAAGtatgaaaatactattaacaaTATCTTTTTACAACTGTGTAGCCTTTGTTTAATTTGTTCAGAACTCAGTAGCATAATTAAAGGTTTAATTTCATATATCAAtactgtaaaacttaaaatttttctttgatacagtctcaaaatatttagaagaaggtcatattattaatatgtacGATTTTAGAGTTGATACATAAGATaatgtttaagataaaaaatatatacagtaaaaagtGTTAATACTAAAACAgccatttttcataattattggcTTTGAGTTTTGCATCAGAATTAAACACTGCTTtggttgattttaaatttagtgttaatatttacatcaaaactAATCACTTTTATAATTATGCATTACGttgtatgattttaataataaaatgtttgttttctttaattttgtaggCATGCACTCataatttctgtaaaattaaCACAACATTGACTGTAAACAAATAATCAAGTCCATTACCTAAAAATGCTCCCTTTTCTGAATTGGCGCAAAAAAGGATTGCTAAGTAAGCTCTACAAGATTTAATTGGCAAAATTTGGGAATTTTTGGCAAACATTGAACACACACTGTTGAAGAATTCACAGAATTTTGGTAAGGTCTTaactgaatgtttatttttttcagactaaccttaaaattaaactgcTTCAACTTACAGAGTTGCTTCCTAATTGATTTTTCATACTTCATGATCCTTTATTTTAGAAAAGAATTAGGTAGTGTTTTCCAGATTTGTGTAtctaaaattaactgttttgttttagaTTCTGCACCGTGACATGAAAGCTGCAAATGTGCTAATTACAAAAACTGGAATACTGAAACTTGCTGATTTTGGACTGGCTAGGGCTTTTAGTGCAACAAAAAATGGACAAGCCAACAGGTGAGAGGGTTCAGTATTATATGATATCTCTATTGGTTAGTTCTGCTAcacaaatattttgcaattacGAGTTTAGATCAGAAGTTCCTTAAAGAATTCTTTGCAGGCATACAAAGTGTTggtgtattgtttttattaaaccaCTACAATGTGAGTTTGTGATTAATAGTACTGAGCAAGAATAAAGCGGCAAAGTAAGTGAGCTTGAATATTAATGGCTCAACATCCATTTTCAGCTGTTAGAATTTAAAGTATAGCTGAAAGTTTTGTTTCCCACTTTGAATGTTgaacaaaactgtttttgtagtttaatttttcatagtattctgaataaaacaatatacaaaacatcatgatttgatttttatatatgaaCCGAGGTTTTTTAAAAGGATGTTTCAACAAATTTTGCTTAGTCTTAAATCTAGTGCCATTGTAAAAGTTCAAAACTGTCACCATTTTTAATGCCCTCTAAGCCTTTTTCAAAAAGTTTCCCCGACtcaaatgatttattgtttactatatatggttttttttttttcaaaaaatgtttatcgCGCTAGTTATGTTGAACACAGTATATGTAAGTTAGGAAagtgtttaattaaattcaattaatttctaattaactgtaatattaataaattaaaatttaatatttttaagtaaataataaaattaatttttcgatTTTGATGTACGTTttcaacctgaaattgtctaatttatatgacaaaactattaattaatatattttctaaatatgcaTTACAAAGGTGACTGTGTTGATAACTTGCATGCAAAATCTTATGgtctttccttaaaaaatatcCAAGTAACTTTTTTCTCATGTTGCCAGTGTTGTTCTATATATCCTTTTTTGTACTTTCAAATTAGTTTAACCCCTTGACCTCCGGGTGCTTACAGTGGCTGTCTAGTGTAAACCACCGAGGCCTAAATTACTGTTTTTGTAGTACTTTACATAAATCATTCTAAAAACGTTACTATTAAAGCTAGTGCagtactttatattttgttttttttctctaaCTATACTATAAGATAAACACATTCAATATAAgctccatttatttttttatatccaaaaagtactaaaaccttaaataaaaaaattttttcaatataaacaaaaaatattttatacataaaatttatttttgtattcaagtACATGTAGTAATTAAGacctgtgaaaatttttaaaaaaattgaatggtAAATGACGCAGcaagaaattattttctaaaaaatggaaaaatttatttataatatattcttaCCTGTAATTATTAGTCAgtatgtacagttaaaatattttcttgaagatGTTTAGACATATTCTTGtatgtgtacattttttaataatgtaatatgtatcTTACcagaatatagaaaaattaaatttatttacacgaTTATGTGTTCATGACGCTCTCCTCTTCTTAGCACCTGTGCTTTATCAAGCTGGGGATGAACGtctttattgaaatgtttgcaGGTGTAACAGGGTTTTCTCCTTTTACCTCCTGAACTTGTACTCTGTACATTGCACACTGagcaatttcaatgtttatttaaagcaaatgaaaaatataaaccaaaataatcaATGGGAGGAGAATTTCTTGGTGGGCAGTGTTTTGGTATGGGGGATTCGTTGTAGTTAAAGTTGTGGTCATATCCAAGGTCATTATTTTCCATGACGTATGCCCATTCACCACTGTCATTGCCACTTGGTTCAGAATATGTGTCCTCACCAGAAATTGGGGGGTATGTGGTGGGCGGTCTTTGGGGAGGACGGCTGCGAGGGCGTGGTCTAGTATGCGCCTGTAGATTACTTGGCCCAGGCCTAGGATTGTCAGGATTGGCTTCTCAATCAGATGACAACACAGCCCgattagatttaaaattagatGGACCACTAGCATTTGAAAAGTTGGGTTCATACGTTGGATCTGAATCTGTATCGTCAACAGGCTCATCGGAACTGCTTTCAATGTTGTTACATTCCGTCTCACTCAAATAATCAGCTTCCACAAGATTTTGTATTGTGTTCTCACTTAGTGGTGACCTACTCATGTTCAAAACACCACAAACACcactaaattacaataaaacacaataacacaattAGTACACACAACACAACATGAACACGCTACGATCAACAGCTGGTGACAGACAGTTGTATTTAAGTCACGTGACTATTATGAAACAGTGTTACcaacgtataaatatttaatatctgttAGTTTCATCTTTTGAGATGTCTAACCACCAAACCAGGCATCGCtatctaaaatatcaaaaatatagcGATACTACGAAACGTCAAATGAGAACGTCAGCGGTCAAAGAGTTAATTTTTTGGACACttacaacattttgtatttattgtctAGGATATCTGATATATTGGACATTAGCAGTGAAAGggttaatgtaataaatataaatttttacacatGTCTATGTTGCAGGTACACAAATCGTGTGGTGACACTATGGTACCGTCCACCAGAGCTGCTGTTAGGAGACCGCAACTATGGTCCACCAGTAGACTTGTGGGGTGCTGGCTGCATCATGGCTGAGATGTGGACACGCAGCCCCATCATGCAGGGTAACACTGAGCAGCAACAACTCACACTAATATCGCAGCTGTGTGGCTCCATCACGCCTGACATCTGGCCTGGCGTAGAGGCCCTGGATCTATTCAACAAGATGGAATTGCCCAGAGGGCAGAAGAGAAAAGTGAGTAAACAAAAGAATATAGAGAGTAGTGCTTTGTCTCTAAAATTGTTGTTCTTTTATCGAGACTTTcattataatctaatttttaaccctttgaatgccaacaTCTAATTTTACCAGACATTCagtaaaaaatcactaaaaatcgaaaacttaatattttaaaactaatattatattaaattctttgtgaagaactgttcttttcaaaataaattgttatagtacacttcccaTCAACTGACTTCGAAACAAAAATCAATCtagaactcacatataaacatttttggttgacatggctaccgtaaacaatgtgacattagtttcttaaatgttgtataactcactcattattgaagataatgataaacatttttcaagatttatagacaattgaataccctttccagtgata
The Homalodisca vitripennis isolate AUS2020 chromosome 1, UT_GWSS_2.1, whole genome shotgun sequence DNA segment above includes these coding regions:
- the LOC124362290 gene encoding cyclin-dependent kinase 9, whose amino-acid sequence is MIGMLPSGSRGGSSGSENTNAVPSSTIMNTKEKEKYIEDFEFPFCDEASKYEKIAKIGQGTFGEVFKAREKKNNKKTVAMKKVLMDNEKEGFPITALREIRILQLLKHENVVNLIEICRTKATQFNRYRSTFYLVFDFCEHDLAGLLSNVNVKFSLGEIKKVMQQLLNGLYYIHSNKILHRDMKAANVLITKTGILKLADFGLARAFSATKNGQANRYTNRVVTLWYRPPELLLGDRNYGPPVDLWGAGCIMAEMWTRSPIMQGNTEQQQLTLISQLCGSITPDIWPGVEALDLFNKMELPRGQKRKVKERLKPYVKDPFACDLLDKLLVLDPGKRADSDSALNHDFFWTDPMPCDLSKMLAQHTQSMFEYLAPPRRPGHMRPHHHQTGAVPSSTVTKPVSSMDSGYQDRVF